In Prunus dulcis chromosome 2, ALMONDv2, whole genome shotgun sequence, a single genomic region encodes these proteins:
- the LOC117618644 gene encoding protein MAINTENANCE OF PSII UNDER HIGH LIGHT 1, with protein sequence MATAAQAVIAANTFTCTFPTQKSFFFSKRVQKVNHLTVRASTEETDCNVEECAPDKEVGKVSVEWLAGEKTKVSGTFPPRKRGWTGYVEKDTAGQTNIYSVEPAVYVAESVISSGSAGSSSNGAENTAAIAGGLALISIAAASSILLQVGKNPPVVQKVEYSGPSLSYYINKFKPQEIMQASVPSVVESSELESYAPEPSQIQVESEVQLEPSANRVGNIS encoded by the exons atggcaaCTGCAGCACAAGCTGTGATTGCAGCAAACACATTTACATGCACATTCCCTACACAAAAgagcttcttcttttccaaaaGAGTTCAGAAAGTTAATCATCTCACAGTTAGAGCTTCCACTGAAGAAACTGACTGCAATGTTGAAGAATGTGCTCCTGACAAAGAG GTTGGAAAGGTCAGCGTGGAATGGTTGGCTGGTGAGAAGACAAAAGTTTCTGGGACATTTCCACCTCGCAAACGTGGTTGGACTGGATATGTTGAGAAGGACACCGCTGGCCAGACAAACATATATTCTGTGGAG CCTGCGGTTTATGTGGCAGAAAGTGTAATAAGTTCAGGAAGTGCAGGGTCTTCATCCAATGGAGCGGAGAACACAGCAGCAATCGCTGGTGGGCTTGCACTCATCTCCATTGCTGCAGCTTCATCAATACTCCTCCAAGTAGGTAAGAACCCACCTGTGGTGCAGAAGGTAGAATACTCTGGGCCATCACTTAGTTACTATATCAACAAGTTCAAGCCACAAGAGATAATGCAAGCCTCAGTGCCAAGTGTGGTTGAATCTTCCGAGCTAGAAAGCTATGCGCCAGAACCTTCCCAGATTCAGGTTGAATCAGAGGTTCAGCTGGAACCTTCTGCTAACCGTGTCGGCAATATCTCTTAG
- the LOC117618872 gene encoding probable choline kinase 2: MGAMENVIENREDRLPAEAREILQSLASQWEDVVDSKALQVIPLKGAMTNEVFEIKWPAKTGELSRKVVVRIYGEGVDVFFDRDNEIRTFEYMSKNGQGPRLLGRFPNGRIEAFIHARTLSASDLRDPDISALIAAKLKEFHELNMPGPKDVTLWDRLRNWLSTAKRLSTPEEANAFQLDSIEKEISLLEKELSGPSQSMGFCHNDLQYGNIMLEEGSKSITIIDYEYASYNALAFDISNHFCEMAADYHTDTPHILDYSKYPGLEERQRFVRLYLSSSGNHPTENEVEQLVQDVENYTLASHLFWGLWGIISEHVNDIDFDYMEYARQRFQQYWKTKPKLLGSVGSLPDVATDGEQKGTKKTLSKRPSMFKKLQKYFSLTKTKT, from the exons ATGGGTGCCATGGAAAATGTCatagaaaacagagaagaTCGTTTACCAGCAGAAGCTAGGGAGATTCTTCAATCATTGGCTTCCCAGTGGGAAGATGTGGTTGATTCAAAGGCACTCCAGGTGATCCCTCTCAAGGGTGCAATGACCAATGAGGTTTTCGAAATAAAGTGGCCAGCAAAGACAGGGGAGCTCTCACGCAAAGTTGTGGTTAGGATTTATGGTGAGGGTGTCGATGTGTTCTTTGACAGGGATAATGAGATCCGAACATTTGAGTACATGTCAAAGAATGGTCAGGGACCTCGCTTGCTTGGGCGTTTTCCAAATGGCCGAATTGAAGCGTTCATCCATGCTCGG ACACTCTCAGCATCTGATCTACGTGATCCAGATATATCTGCTCTTATAGCTGCTAAATTAAAGGAGTTCCATGAACTTAATATGCCTGGCCCAAAGGATGTCACCCTGTGGGATAGATTGCG AAATTGGCTCAGTACGGCTAAGAGATTGTCTACCCCAGAAGAAGCTAATGCCTTTCAGTTAGATTCAATTGAAAAGGAAATCTCTTTATTGGAGAAGGAACTCTCAGGACCTTCTCAAAGTATGGGTTTTTGCCACAATGATTTACAATACGGTAACATCATGCTTGAGGAAGGGAGTAAATCAATAACCATAATT GACTACGAGTATGCAAGTTATAATGCTCTTGCATTTGACATATCAAATCATTTCTGTGAGATGGCTGCTGACTATCACACCGATACACCTCATATTTTGGACTACAGCAAATATCCTG GTTTGGAGGAGCGCCAGCGGTTTGTTCGTTTGTACCTGAGTTCTTCAG GCAATCACCCTACTGAGAATGAAGTGGAGCAGCTGGTTCAAGATGTTGAGAACTATACTCTTGCAAGCCATCTGTTTTGGGGCTTATGGGGAATAATATCG GAACACGTGAATGATATTGACTTTGACTACATGGAATATGCAAGGCAAAGGTTTCAACAGTACTGGAAAACCAAGCCTAAGCTGTTGGGTTCTGTTGGATCGTTACCAGATGTTGCAACTGATG GCGAACAAAAGGGCACTAAGAAAACATTATCTAAGCGGCCAAGTATGTTCAAGAAGCTTCAGAAATATTTCAGCTTGACAAAGACGAAAACTTAG